The following are encoded in a window of Castanea sativa cultivar Marrone di Chiusa Pesio chromosome 9, ASM4071231v1 genomic DNA:
- the LOC142610472 gene encoding uncharacterized protein LOC142610472, with protein sequence MAVLERADQAKFRLPRLEPFDGLKDPQDHLNTFKTTLGLQQPRRDHVSFIPHFWLKGAGREWFTRLPTSSIDNFEQLSSAFLRHFVGGQRPKRPTDHLLTIKQGERETLRSYVKRFTRETLEVDVADDKVQLTTFKARLKSREFVVSLAKNPPRTMAEMLLKAQKYMNAEDTLAAIVDEGKLKTEGRKEDERRGQKRERPSRRGGDIDRRKDEKAPRRVKFTPLIMHVDKILAQIQDQHHLKWPRPLHSSPSVRDKSKYCRFHKDHGHYTEDCRDLKGQIEELIQKGKLQKYVRKGDSNRFREGNTSQREPSSKNESRQSQPQEVIGEISTIAGGPFVGGSCKSLKKAYQRQVNSVHTEPPLKQRRTNQDIFFSEEDAKGVRQPHNDPLVIALTIEGFNTKRILVDNGSSADIMYLSAFQQLKLGPGRLRPFESTLVSFSGDRVYPKGIVTLKVTIGAYPKQQTRHLDFLVVDCPFSYNVIIGRPTLNRWKAATSTYCLKIKFPTEDGVGEVKGDQVLARECYRGRVRLRGENHTWTIEREKEDRMEALETVELVEGESSKVTRIGTTISPEMRNELVRFLKGNLDVFAWSHEDMPGIPCQVIRHELKTDQRRNPSGETTGLCPETKPCNQGRS encoded by the coding sequence ATGGCGGTCTTAGAACGAGCCGATCAGGCGAAATTTCGGCTACCTCGGCTTGAGCCTTTTGACGGGCTCAAAgacccccaagatcaccttaacaccttcaagacgaccttaggccttcaacaACCCCgacgagatcatgtgtcgtTCATTCCCCACTTCTGGCTGAAGGGAGCTGGACGAGAAtggttcacgagattgcccACTTCGTCCATCGACAATTTTGAGCAGTTGAGTAGTGCTTTCCTGCGCCATTTCGTCGGGGGGCAACGTCCCAAAAGACCAacggatcacctactcactattaagcaaggagagagggagaccttgcgaTCATATGTAAAACGCTTCACTCGGGAGACTCTAGAGGTGGACGTTGCAGACGATAAGGTCCAGCTGACGACATTTAAGGCAAGGCTTAAGTCTAGAGAATTCGTCGTCTCGTTAGCAAAGAATCCACCCCGGACGATGGCAGAAATGTTGttgaaagctcaaaagtacatgaatgctgaggacacACTGGCGGCCATCGTAGACGAGGGAAAGCTAAAGACGGAAGGAAGAAAGGAAGATGAACGCAGGGGCCAAAAGAGGGAGCGTCCAAGCCGCCGGGGAGGTGACATCGACAGACGAAAAGACGAGAAAGCTCCACGACGGGTAAAATTCACTCCTCTAATTATGcatgttgacaaaattttggcaCAGATCCAGGATCAACACCACCTAAAGTGGCCGAGGCCCCTGCACTCGTCACCAAGTGTGCGGGACAAAagcaaatactgccgattccacaaggacCACGGCCATTACACAGAAGATTGCCGAGATCTGAAGGGACAGATAGAAGAAttgatacagaaaggaaaacttcaGAAGTACGTAAGGAAGGGGGACTCCAACAGGTTCAGAGAGGGCAACACGAGCCAACGAGAGCCCTCGTCCAAAAACGAGAGTCGTCAATCTCAACCACAAGAAGTGATCGGAGAGATAAGCACGATAGCAGGAGGACCTTTCGTGGGGGGATCGtgcaagtccctcaagaaagcataccagagacaagtaaacagtgtccatACGGAACCCCCATTGAAACAAAGACGGACGAACCAAGATATATTCTTCAGCGAAGAGGATGCAAAGGGGGTCAGGCAGCCCCATAACGACCCTCTGGTGatagcactcacaattgaaggATTCAATACTAAAAGGATCCTCGTCGACAACGGTAGCTCTGCGGACATTATGTACCTATCGGCCTTCCAACAATTGAAGCTAGGTCCTGGTAGATTGCGTCCGTTTGAGTCCAccctcgtcagctttagcggTGATAGAGTATACCCCAAGGGCATTGTGACACTAAAAGTCACGATAGGCGCCTACCCGAAGCAGCAGACCCGTCATCTGGACTTCCTGGTTGTGGACTGCCCTTTTtcgtacaatgtgatcattggtaGGCCCACGCTCAACCGGTGGAAGGCAgcaacgtccacctactgcctaaagataaaattcccaacTGAAGACGGAGTCggtgaggtaaaaggagaccaagtctTGGCGAGAGAATGCTACCGAGGCCGTGTTAGGCTGCGAggagaaaaccacacatggacgatcgagagagaaaaagaagacagaATGGAAGCCCTGGAAACAGTGGAACTCGTTGAGGGGGAAAGCTCaaaggtgacgaggataggtaCAACCATAAGTCCCGAGATGAGGAATGAACTCGTCCGTttccttaaaggaaatttggacgtatttgcatggagtcacgaagatatgCCGGGCATACCATGCCAGGTAATCCGGCACGAGTTGAAGACGGATCAGAGAAGAAACCCGTCCGGCGAAACGACGGGTCTTTGCCCCGAAACGAAACCATGCAATCAAGGAAGAAGTTAG